GTTATGTCCCTATGCTCAGGCGCACCCACAGCGCCACCAGGCCCGCCAGCAGAACCGGCGGGGTCAGGCGCAGCCCGGCGCGCAGGTACTCGCCCCAGCCGACCTCCAGCCCCCGCCCGCGCAGGACGTGCAGCCACAGGAGCGTCGCCAGACTGCCGATCGGCGTGAGCTTCGGCCCGATATCTGCGCCGACCACCGCCCCGAACACCAGCGCCTGACGCGCCGCACCGCTCACGTCACTGCCCTGGATGCCCAGGATCGCCGTGAGCAGCGCCGGGAGGTTGTTCAGCCCCGCGCTGAGCCCCGCCACGCTGAGGCCCGACGCGAACACCGCCGCGCCCGTCCCGTGCGCCGCCCAGCCCGAGAGCCATGCGCCGTACGCACCGGTCACGCCCGCACCGCGCAACCCGTACACCACCGTGTACATCGCCAGACTGAACGCCACCACGTTCCACGGTGCGGCGCGCAGCACCGCCCGCGTCCCCACGTGCGCGCTGCGCGCCGCGACCACCCACACCAGCCCCGCGCACACCGCCACCACCGCGCTGAGGGGCACGCCCACCCCCTCGGCCAGGAACGCCCCGGCCAGCAGCAGCGGCGTGACGAGGCACCCCGCCCGGAACACGCCCCACGACCGCACCGCGCTGCCCGGCGCGGGCAGATCCGCCACGTCATACCGGCGCGGCAGGGTCCGCCCGTAGAACAGCAGCAGCGTCCCCAGGCACGCCGCGACCACGACCAGATTCACCGGCAGCATCACGCCCGCGTACCCGCCGAAACTGATCCGGAAGGCGTCCGCCGCGATGATGTTCGTCAGGTTGCTGATCGTCAGCGGCAGACTCGCCGCGTCCACCACAAACCCCACCGCCAGCGCCAGCGTCAATGTCGCCGCGCGGCTCACGCGCAGCGCGCCCGCCAGTTCCAGCACGATCGGCGTGAGGATCAACACCCCACCGTCATTCGCGAACAGTGCCGCCACCACCGCGCACAACCCCACCAGCAGCGCCAGCAGCCGCCGACCACTCCCACCCCCCCAGCGCGCCACGTGCAGCGCCGCCCAGCGGAACAGCCCCGCCGCGTCCAGCAGCAGACTCAGGACGATCAGGCCCACCAGCGTCAACGTCGCGTTCCACGTCGCGCCCCAGAGGATCGGCAGGTCCGACAGGTGCACCACACCCGCCAGCAGCGCCACCACCGCGCCCAGCGTCGCGGCCCGCGCCGCCCCCAGCCCGCGCGGCTGCCACACCACCAGCGCCACGGTTCCCAGCACGATCAGCACCGCCCACATGACCGGCACTCTAGCCCCGGCGGCGGCCCCACATGCCCCGGTCAGCCGACCAGCGTCACCCAGCCCAGCGCCAGCAGGGCCAGCGGTGCCAGTCCCGCCACTCCGAAGCCCCCCAGCAGCGCCCCGACCACCCCCGGCGCGAGGGCCGCCGCGGACGAAAATTGACCCGCCAGTGCCGGGTCTCCCACCGACTCGCCCAGCGCCGAGCGCACCCCCAGTGCCGCCCACGGCGTCAGGAGCGCCGACAGCAGGACGGGCAACCCGCCGCCCGCCAGCAACGCGCCCAGCAGCGCGGCCCCGCCCAGCGTGAGCGCCGCCGGGAGGTGCCCCGCCAGCCGCGCCCGGCGGCCCGGCAACGGCGCGAACGGCAGCTGAGTCGGCGTCCGCAGACCCAGCGCCGGGACCAGCAGCAGACCCGCCAAGACCGGATGCCCCAGCGCCGCCCCCACCCCGGCCAGCGCCGCGCCCAGCACGCCCGCCAGCAGCCGAGAACGACGGCGCGTGAGCTGCAGCGCACCCCGCCACCATACCGCCCCCAGCGGAGACGCGCGGCGTAGGGTGGGTGCCCAGCGACGCGGCGGCTGCCGCCCATCGGCGTCCACCTCCGGCACGGGCAGCCCGAACCGGCGCGCCCCGGCCCGCACCGCCTCCACCTCCAGTTGCACGAGCAGGCGCGGAGGCAGATCGTCCGCGAGCGTCCGCGCCCACTGCCACCCGGCCCCCAGCAGGGCCAGCGCGGCCCCCACCGGCAGCAGGGCCGGGTGCAGCAGGCCCAGCAGCGGCAGCGCGGCCAGCGCCGTGACCGGCCACCCAGACCACCCGGCCAGTCGCCGGACGTGCCGCGCGGCGTGCAGCATCCGCCCGCCTGCCCCCAGCCACGGCAGGCTCAGCGCCAGCGGCCACAGCGGCGCACTCCAGGCCAGCAGGACCACACACAGCACCAGTCCGAGCAGCGTGCCGGGCCACAGGGCGCGGGCCAGCGCCGGAGCCAGCGTCCACGCCGGACGGACCGGACCCCGCAGCGCCGCCCACTCCAGCCCGCGCGGACTCAGCCCGGGCCGCGATCCCGTCAGGCCCAGCAGCAGCCACCCGCACGCCAGCGCCACCGGCAGCGCCCATGGCACGCCCACCGGCGCAGGCGGCAGCATGGGCCACACGCTGAGTGCCGCGACGCCCGCGCAGCCCAGCAGGAACGCCAGCATCAGCGGCACGCCGCCCAGCCGCCACGCGCCCCACGTCCACGCCAGGTCCCGCCGCGCCGACCGCCACCACCAGACCAGCCACGCACGGTCGGCGGGGGTCACGCGGGCTCCAGCGTCACGCGGCGGACCGGCAGCCCCGCGAGTTCCTCGCCGTGCGTCGTGACGATCAGCACCCCACCCGCCGCCGACCGCGCCTGGATCGCGTCCAGCAGCGCCGCGCGCGAGGTGGTGTCCAGCGTCCCGAACGGTTCGTCCAGCAGCGTCAGCGCGCAGCCCAGCCCCAGCGCGCCGCTCAGCGCGACCTTCTGCCGCGTGCCGCGCGACAGCTCGGCAGGCCACGCGTCCAGCCAGCGCGACAACCCCAGCGATGCCGCCAGGGCCAGCAGCGGCGCCGCCGGTCGGGACCACAGCGCCGCCAGGAACGCCAGGCCCTCCGCGACCGTCAGGTCGTCCGGCAGGGCCGCGTCCGTCGGCACCCACGCCGTGTCCGCCCGCGCGCCCCGCGAGCCCGGCGCGCCGCCCAGCACCCGCACCTCGCCCCCCGGTCGTTCCCCGGCCAGGACGCGCAGCAGGGTCGTCTTGCCCGCCCCGTTCGGCCCGCACAGGTGCAGCACCTCGCCCGGCTGCACGTACAGTTCCGGAACGCGCGCGAGGGGCCGCCCCGCGACCTCCAGCGTGAACGGCGGGGCGGCGAGGATCGGCGGAGTAGTGAGGGACATCGCGCCCAGGTACGACCCCACGCCGCTGCCCGTTCCAGACGGCACCCCCGGCCGCCTGTTGAACCCGGTGCAGGGTGCCGTATCCTGCACGCACCATGAACCGAATCCTGACGCGGTGGCTGCCGCGCCTCCTGGCTGGCGTGATCGTCCTCGTTGCCGTCCTGGCGGGCGTCGTGTACGCCCTGACCGACCACCCGAAACCCGTTCAGGCCGCCGACCTGACCTGCCCCGCCACGGCCCCGACCCTGAAGGCCGGGCAGGACGTGCGCGTCATGAACTGGAACGTGCAGTACCTCGCCGGGCGCGGGTACGTGTTCTTCTACGACACCCTCGCCGGGGACGGCCCCGACACCCGCCCCAGCCCCCAGAACATCGCCCGCACGCTCGACGAGGTCACCGCGGCCATCCGCCAGGAAAATCCCGACCTCGTCTTACTGCAGGAAGTCGACCGGGACAGCCGACGCACCGACTACGCCGACCAGCTGGCCCTGATCCAGGCGAAACTGAACGGCGCGTACCCCTGCTCGGCCACCACGTACTACCACCGCGCGACGTTCGTGCCGCACCCCAGCATCATGGGCAGGGTGGGCCTGAGCCTGTCCACGCTCAGCCGGTACCGCATGGACAGCGCCACCCGCTACCAGCTACCGCGCATCTGCGGGGACCCCGTCACGGTCGCGTTCAACTTCAAACGCGCCGTGCTGGGCGTGACCCTGCCCGTGCAGGGCGGCCAGCCCCTGAGTGCCTTCAACACCCACATGGACGCCTTCGCGCAGGGCTGCGACACCATGAGCAATCAGGTGGCGTTCATCGGTGACCTGCTCGGCCGCACGAGCGCCCCCTGGGTGATCGGCGGGGACTTCAACCTGCTGGGCACCCGCGCCGCGTACGACCGCCTGCGCGACCGTGAGAAGGCGTACTTCAACCCCGACACCGAACTCGCCCCCCTGACCGCCAAGTACGCGTCGTTCCCCAGCCCCGCGCAGATCGACAGCGGCAACCCCGCGTTCATCACCCACTACCCCAACGACCCCGCCGTCGGCAAACCCGACCGGACCATCGACTACTACTTCTACTCGCCGGGCCTGAACCACACCGCCGAACGCGTCCGGCAGGACGACCCCAAGATCAGCGACCACTACGCGCTGCTGACCACCCTCACCCTGCCCTGACCGCAGATCAGTCAAGGGGGCGGAGGTCGTGCACACCTCCGCCCCCGCTTTTCAGAGCGCGGCGTTCAGTGGTCGTCCGGGCCGTGCGGCTCGATGGGGAAGATGCGGTCCGCGAACGCCTCCAGCCCCCGCGCGCCCGCCCGGCCCTGACACGCCTCCGTGGGCGTGCACAGCGTCACGTACCGCGTCCGTCGCGCTGCGATCGTCACCCGGTACATCAACGCCTCCGAGCGACTGCGGGTGTAATGGCACAGGTCACAGTGCAGCGCGTTCTTCCCCTTCGGGTCGATCGGCGTGAACTCCGCCAGCTGATCCCCGTGCACCAGCGCCAGCCGCCCATCCGCGACCGGGTACAGCCCCAGCGTGGGCGGCGCGCCCGAATCCCGCTCGCCGAACAGTTCACGGTGCGTCTCGGGGAACAGTTCCCGCAGCAGGTCCTGCACGCTGTGCGCCTGCTCGCGGGCCTTGCGGTGCGGGTCATTCATGAGAGGCAGTGTAGGGCCACCCGCCGCGCCCGATGGTGGAAAGAGGCACAGCCCCGACGCGCACTCCAGCGCTATTCTCTGAAACAGTGATGCGGATTCCGTCTGTTCCGTCGGCCACCCGGAAAGTCACCGGGTGGCCCACTCCACGCCCGGAACCCGCTCTGCTCCTTCTCTGCGCTGCAGCTCTACGAGTCGCCTCCGCTCGGATGGAACGGTTCTGGCAAACCATTCCATCGGAGTCCGTATGAGGTCCCGAACCGCCAACCGCAGTGGCATCGTCATCCGGCGGCGCGTGACGCCCGCCGGGGACATCCTCGTCACGCTCCTGACCCCCCAGGGCAAACTCAAGGCCGTCGCGCGCGGCGGCGTGCGCGGGCCCCTGTCCAGCCGCCTGAACCTCTTCCATCACGTCGGCATGCAGGTGTACCAGGGACCGCAGAACGACCTCGCCAGCGTGCAGCAGGCCGTGCTGGAAGGCGCGCTGCCCACGCTGGCGCAGCCCGAACGGTATGCCTTCGCGCACCTGCTCGCCGAGTTCGCCGAGGCGCTGTACCAGGAAGGGGAATTCAGCGAGCAGGCCTTCGAGCTGTTCGCGGGCGCCCTGCGCGGCGTCGCCCACCAGCCGGACCCGGAATGGGTGGCGCTCGTCATGAGCTACAAACTCCTGGCCCTGGCGGGGTTCATCCCGCAGA
The Deinococcus sedimenti DNA segment above includes these coding regions:
- the arsB gene encoding arsenical efflux pump membrane protein ArsB is translated as MWAVLIVLGTVALVVWQPRGLGAARAATLGAVVALLAGVVHLSDLPILWGATWNATLTLVGLIVLSLLLDAAGLFRWAALHVARWGGGSGRRLLALLVGLCAVVAALFANDGGVLILTPIVLELAGALRVSRAATLTLALAVGFVVDAASLPLTISNLTNIIAADAFRISFGGYAGVMLPVNLVVVAACLGTLLLFYGRTLPRRYDVADLPAPGSAVRSWGVFRAGCLVTPLLLAGAFLAEGVGVPLSAVVAVCAGLVWVVAARSAHVGTRAVLRAAPWNVVAFSLAMYTVVYGLRGAGVTGAYGAWLSGWAAHGTGAAVFASGLSVAGLSAGLNNLPALLTAILGIQGSDVSGAARQALVFGAVVGADIGPKLTPIGSLATLLWLHVLRGRGLEVGWGEYLRAGLRLTPPVLLAGLVALWVRLSIGT
- a CDS encoding ABC transporter ATP-binding protein, with the protein product MPSGTGSGVGSYLGAMSLTTPPILAAPPFTLEVAGRPLARVPELYVQPGEVLHLCGPNGAGKTTLLRVLAGERPGGEVRVLGGAPGSRGARADTAWVPTDAALPDDLTVAEGLAFLAALWSRPAAPLLALAASLGLSRWLDAWPAELSRGTRQKVALSGALGLGCALTLLDEPFGTLDTTSRAALLDAIQARSAAGGVLIVTTHGEELAGLPVRRVTLEPA
- a CDS encoding endonuclease/exonuclease/phosphatase family protein, whose product is MNRILTRWLPRLLAGVIVLVAVLAGVVYALTDHPKPVQAADLTCPATAPTLKAGQDVRVMNWNVQYLAGRGYVFFYDTLAGDGPDTRPSPQNIARTLDEVTAAIRQENPDLVLLQEVDRDSRRTDYADQLALIQAKLNGAYPCSATTYYHRATFVPHPSIMGRVGLSLSTLSRYRMDSATRYQLPRICGDPVTVAFNFKRAVLGVTLPVQGGQPLSAFNTHMDAFAQGCDTMSNQVAFIGDLLGRTSAPWVIGGDFNLLGTRAAYDRLRDREKAYFNPDTELAPLTAKYASFPSPAQIDSGNPAFITHYPNDPAVGKPDRTIDYYFYSPGLNHTAERVRQDDPKISDHYALLTTLTLP
- the recO gene encoding DNA repair protein RecO; translated protein: MRSRTANRSGIVIRRRVTPAGDILVTLLTPQGKLKAVARGGVRGPLSSRLNLFHHVGMQVYQGPQNDLASVQQAVLEGALPTLAQPERYAFAHLLAEFAEALYQEGEFSEQAFELFAGALRGVAHQPDPEWVALVMSYKLLALAGFIPQTARCARCAQDHPTHPDPLGGQLLCGSCAALPAYPDPSLDFLRNVARRTVRASMDAPLPAEQRPALWRALERFVTVQIGSVHSWRQLVPTGTALSA